A region from the Bradyrhizobium erythrophlei genome encodes:
- a CDS encoding CreA family protein — protein MTRRALSLCDIGWKPLALLVLALWPGSAVFAADEPDLIFRRSTVFKLLSPNDKLATYGVDDPEVEGVACHFTVPERGGFKGWLGLAEEVSDISLACRQIGPIHFKDKMEQGDDMFRKRRSLFFKKMQIVRGCDAKRNVLVYMVYSDRLVEGSPKNSTSSVPIMPWGAADAVVQKCGEFIQ, from the coding sequence ATGACACGTAGAGCCCTAAGCCTTTGTGACATCGGGTGGAAACCCCTGGCTTTGCTGGTTCTGGCGCTGTGGCCGGGTTCGGCCGTATTCGCGGCCGACGAACCGGATCTCATTTTCCGCCGTTCGACTGTGTTCAAGCTGCTCAGCCCGAACGACAAGCTCGCGACCTATGGGGTCGATGACCCCGAGGTCGAGGGGGTCGCTTGCCACTTCACGGTGCCGGAGCGGGGCGGATTCAAGGGCTGGCTTGGGCTTGCGGAGGAAGTCTCGGATATTTCGCTCGCCTGCCGACAGATCGGCCCGATCCACTTCAAGGACAAGATGGAACAGGGCGACGATATGTTCCGGAAGCGGCGCTCGCTATTCTTCAAGAAGATGCAGATCGTGCGTGGCTGTGACGCCAAGCGCAATGTATTGGTTTATATGGTCTATTCGGACCGTCTGGTCGAGGGGTCGCCGAAAAATTCAACCTCCTCGGTGCCGATCATGCCTTGGGGTGCGGCCGATGCGGTGGTGCAGAAATGTGGCGAGTTCATCCAGTAA
- a CDS encoding DUF6719 family protein → MSRISRPSVLLLAGMALALAATSVMAEQVSREQDIVNLRLGQHIMVDDGSCPAGQIKEVSGAKLTPNGILRAVKCIPRPGTKK, encoded by the coding sequence ATGTCGCGCATCAGCCGCCCTTCGGTCTTGCTGCTTGCCGGCATGGCACTGGCCCTGGCGGCGACATCCGTGATGGCCGAACAGGTGTCGCGCGAGCAGGACATCGTCAATCTGCGGCTGGGGCAGCACATTATGGTCGACGACGGATCGTGCCCCGCGGGCCAGATCAAGGAAGTGTCTGGGGCCAAGCTGACCCCGAACGGGATCCTGCGTGCGGTAAAATGTATTCCGCGTCCTGGAACCAAGAAATAA
- a CDS encoding ArgE/DapE family deacylase, whose amino-acid sequence MNAIDTKQKILDAVDANFDAQLATTSDFVAIPSTRGAEGPCQDMIGDLLRQRGYEVDDWHIDVDDLRDLRGFGPIEHDFSRARTVVGTYRPASNKGKSLILQGHCDVVPTGPLEMWDTPPFSPVIKDGRMYGRGACDMKSGTISALYALDAIRAAGLKPTARIHFQSVIEEESTGVGALSTLQRGYRADACFIPEPMSGRLVRSQVGVIWFRLKVRGLPVHVFEAGSGSNAIMAAYHLIHALEKLEAEWNERASSDRHFKAVTHPINFNPGIIKGGDWASSVPAWCDVDCRIAILPGWSVADCQAEILACVLAAARDHRFLSNNPPDVEWSGFLSEGYELKDSAEPEAAFGKAYDAVYGGAVPEGAFTALTDTRFYGLNHNIPSLCFGASGAAMHGFNEYVDLDSLRQSTKAIALFIAEWCGVEEV is encoded by the coding sequence ATGAACGCCATCGATACCAAGCAGAAGATTCTCGACGCCGTCGACGCCAATTTCGACGCCCAGCTTGCAACCACGAGCGATTTTGTCGCGATACCCTCGACCCGCGGCGCGGAAGGGCCGTGCCAGGACATGATCGGAGATTTGCTGCGGCAGCGCGGCTACGAGGTCGACGACTGGCATATCGATGTCGACGATCTCAGGGATCTGCGCGGCTTTGGCCCGATCGAGCATGATTTTTCCAGGGCGCGCACCGTGGTTGGAACCTACCGCCCGGCGAGCAACAAGGGAAAATCGCTGATCCTGCAGGGCCATTGCGACGTGGTGCCGACCGGGCCGCTGGAGATGTGGGACACGCCGCCTTTCTCGCCCGTGATCAAGGATGGCAGGATGTACGGCCGCGGCGCCTGCGACATGAAGTCCGGCACCATCAGCGCGTTGTATGCGCTCGACGCGATCAGGGCCGCCGGTTTGAAGCCGACGGCGCGGATCCATTTTCAATCCGTGATCGAGGAGGAAAGCACCGGGGTCGGTGCGCTCTCGACCCTGCAGCGCGGTTATCGCGCCGACGCCTGTTTCATTCCCGAACCGATGTCCGGCAGACTGGTGCGTTCGCAGGTCGGCGTGATCTGGTTTCGCCTGAAAGTGCGCGGACTTCCCGTGCATGTATTCGAGGCGGGCTCCGGTTCCAATGCGATCATGGCGGCGTACCATTTGATTCACGCGCTGGAAAAACTCGAGGCCGAATGGAACGAGCGCGCCAGCAGCGACCGCCATTTCAAGGCGGTGACGCATCCGATCAATTTCAATCCCGGTATCATCAAGGGCGGCGACTGGGCCTCCAGCGTGCCCGCCTGGTGCGACGTCGATTGCCGGATCGCGATATTGCCGGGCTGGTCGGTCGCCGACTGCCAGGCCGAGATACTGGCTTGCGTCTTGGCCGCGGCGCGCGACCACCGCTTCCTGTCCAACAATCCGCCCGACGTGGAATGGTCCGGGTTTCTTTCGGAAGGCTACGAACTGAAGGATTCGGCGGAACCGGAAGCCGCGTTCGGCAAAGCCTATGACGCGGTCTATGGCGGCGCGGTCCCCGAAGGTGCCTTCACGGCACTGACCGACACCCGTTTCTATGGGCTCAATCACAACATCCCGAGCCTGTGCTTCGGCGCGAGTGGTGCGGCGATGCACGGCTTCAACGAATATGTCGATCTCGACTCGCTGCGCCAATCCACCAAGGCCATCGCCCTGTTCATCGCGGAATGGTGCGGGGTGGAGGAGGTGTAA
- a CDS encoding PaaI family thioesterase: MTPLEKVNSMKMPFAELKGVTFTEAEKDRVVARMLVRPDLCTLGHIIHGGAIMAFADSVGAAATVINLPDDAKGTTTIESKTNFIGGAREGTTLIATATPVHRGRRTQVWQTRLETEDGKLVAVVTQTQMVLV, translated from the coding sequence ATGACGCCGCTCGAAAAAGTGAATTCGATGAAGATGCCATTCGCCGAATTGAAGGGCGTCACCTTTACCGAAGCCGAGAAGGACCGCGTGGTGGCGCGGATGCTGGTTCGGCCGGATCTGTGCACGCTGGGCCATATCATTCATGGCGGCGCGATCATGGCCTTTGCGGATTCGGTCGGCGCTGCCGCCACCGTGATTAATCTGCCCGACGACGCCAAGGGCACCACCACGATCGAAAGCAAGACCAATTTCATCGGCGGCGCGAGGGAAGGAACGACGCTGATCGCGACCGCGACGCCGGTGCACCGCGGCCGTCGTACCCAGGTCTGGCAGACGCGGCTGGAGACCGAGGATGGCAAGCTGGTGGCCGTGGTGACCCAGACCCAGATGGTGCTCGTATGA
- a CDS encoding GNAT family N-acetyltransferase, translated as MLHRSRFGGGYVRTLYQQEELPLLRDHLLRLDSESRHDRFNGFMDDTFIERYAAKCAEDGTVIVAYIENGVVRGAAELHPPDQSPDSLPEIAFSVEASVRRQGVGIILFKRLISEARWKGYGALRITTGAQNQAMRALANKFGAHLTFRHGESTGTIDLKPQPQLELAKFAIATPADATRAMMQVNRAYWKLLLGMVGLGRAA; from the coding sequence GTGCTACATCGTTCGAGGTTTGGCGGCGGCTACGTTCGGACGCTGTATCAGCAGGAAGAACTGCCGCTGCTGCGCGATCATCTGTTGCGGCTCGATTCGGAAAGCCGCCATGACCGCTTCAATGGCTTCATGGACGACACCTTCATCGAACGCTACGCCGCGAAATGCGCAGAGGATGGCACCGTCATCGTCGCCTATATCGAGAATGGCGTGGTGCGGGGTGCTGCGGAACTGCATCCGCCGGATCAATCCCCGGACTCCTTGCCGGAGATCGCTTTCAGCGTGGAGGCGTCCGTACGCCGGCAGGGCGTCGGCATCATTCTGTTCAAGCGACTGATCTCGGAAGCGCGATGGAAGGGCTATGGCGCGCTGCGGATCACCACCGGCGCGCAGAATCAGGCGATGCGGGCCCTCGCCAACAAATTCGGCGCCCACCTGACGTTCCGCCATGGCGAATCGACCGGCACGATCGATCTGAAGCCGCAACCGCAACTCGAACTCGCAAAGTTCGCGATCGCGACGCCGGCCGATGCGACCCGCGCGATGATGCAGGTCAACCGCGCGTACTGGAAGCTTTTGCTGGGAATGGTTGGTCTGGGCCGGGCGGCCTGA
- a CDS encoding DUF2161 domain-containing phosphodiesterase → METALYLPVKRFLENLGFTVKGEVGGCDLVALSGDDPPIVVIGELKLSFNLELILQAVDRAAACDEVWLAAKLSARGKGRESDARYRNLCRRLGFGMLAVTNTGDVEVIVKPPTTSPRRDPKKRSRLVAEHRRRKGDPALGGSTRSPIMTAYRQQALACASALSQGPRRVRDLKPEIPDAPKILLHNVYGWFDRAERGVYLLTDAGHAALKRWPQQPIDFASVGDSIP, encoded by the coding sequence TTGGAAACCGCGCTTTACCTGCCCGTCAAACGCTTCCTCGAAAACCTCGGCTTTACCGTCAAGGGTGAGGTTGGCGGTTGCGACCTCGTGGCGCTGAGCGGTGACGATCCCCCGATCGTGGTGATCGGCGAATTAAAGCTTTCCTTCAATCTCGAATTGATCCTGCAGGCGGTTGATCGCGCGGCGGCCTGCGACGAGGTCTGGCTTGCCGCCAAATTGTCGGCCCGCGGCAAGGGGCGCGAGAGCGACGCGCGGTATCGCAATCTTTGCCGCCGGCTCGGCTTCGGCATGCTCGCCGTCACGAATACCGGCGACGTGGAAGTGATCGTTAAGCCGCCCACAACCAGCCCGCGCCGCGATCCCAAAAAGCGCTCCCGCCTCGTCGCCGAACACCGGCGCCGCAAGGGCGATCCCGCGCTCGGCGGCAGCACGCGCTCGCCGATCATGACCGCCTATCGCCAGCAGGCTTTGGCCTGCGCTTCCGCGCTGTCACAGGGGCCGCGACGCGTGCGCGATCTCAAGCCGGAGATTCCCGACGCACCAAAAATTCTGCTGCACAACGTCTATGGCTGGTTCGATCGCGCCGAGCGCGGCGTCTACCTCCTGACCGACGCCGGACATGCCGCGCTGAAGCGTTGGCCACAACAGCCGATCGATTTTGCAAGCGTCGGTGATTCAATTCCCTGA
- a CDS encoding SDR family oxidoreductase, with amino-acid sequence MEGKVIVVTGASGALGKVVAEIALARGARVAGVDHAPSQTAATDNRIELGGVDLSDAAAAKKAIDAAAAHFGRLDALVNIAGGFAFEMVADGNPNTWQHMYALNVLTALNASRSAVPHLVSSGAGRIVNVGAMGALQAGSGMGAYAASKAGVHRLTEALAAEWKGRITVNAVLPSTIDTPANRASMPGADFTKWVTPQELAEVILFLVSDAASAVTGALLPVSGRV; translated from the coding sequence ATGGAAGGAAAAGTCATCGTCGTGACCGGCGCCTCGGGCGCGCTCGGCAAGGTGGTCGCGGAAATCGCGCTTGCGCGGGGCGCGCGCGTCGCCGGGGTGGATCACGCGCCGTCTCAGACCGCGGCGACCGACAATCGGATTGAACTTGGCGGCGTCGACCTTTCGGATGCGGCCGCGGCCAAGAAGGCCATCGATGCGGCCGCGGCGCATTTCGGCAGGCTCGACGCGCTGGTCAATATCGCCGGCGGATTTGCCTTCGAGATGGTCGCCGACGGCAACCCCAACACCTGGCAACACATGTATGCTCTCAACGTCCTCACGGCGCTGAACGCGTCGCGGTCGGCCGTCCCGCACCTGGTCAGTTCCGGCGCCGGCCGCATCGTCAATGTCGGCGCAATGGGCGCGCTGCAGGCGGGCTCCGGCATGGGCGCCTACGCCGCGTCCAAGGCCGGCGTGCACCGGCTCACCGAAGCGCTGGCGGCCGAATGGAAAGGCAGGATCACCGTCAATGCTGTGCTGCCCTCGACCATCGATACCCCGGCCAACCGTGCCAGCATGCCGGGAGCCGATTTCACCAAATGGGTGACCCCACAAGAACTGGCCGAGGTCATCCTGTTTCTCGTCAGCGACGCCGCCAGCGCCGTCACCGGCGCGCTGCTCCCGGTAAGTGGGCGGGTGTAA
- a CDS encoding SGNH/GDSL hydrolase family protein, producing MADAASDGDIPAEIVNFTFPLPKLAEALLGKGPVRIVAIGSSSTAGRGDVVPYPHRLEMYLRVRYAEEQFPNLKIDVLNRGKGGEEAIEELVRFEADVFAENPSLVIWQVGTNAVFHNYRLDDVAAKIAEGLSLLRDKKMDVVLIDPQYVPAMLFDGKAEASERMVSLISDAAKVAKVNLFRRWALMRHWHVHNDIGFHRMFDPTDPDQLHQSDWSTLRFAQALRDAITRAPPAGA from the coding sequence ATGGCCGACGCTGCGTCCGATGGTGATATTCCCGCCGAAATCGTCAACTTTACATTTCCGCTTCCGAAACTCGCGGAAGCCTTGTTAGGCAAGGGTCCGGTCAGGATCGTCGCGATTGGATCATCTTCGACAGCGGGCAGGGGTGATGTTGTGCCATACCCGCATCGTCTCGAGATGTACCTGCGGGTTCGATATGCGGAAGAACAGTTTCCAAATCTCAAGATCGACGTGCTCAACAGAGGGAAGGGCGGCGAAGAGGCGATTGAGGAACTGGTGCGTTTCGAAGCCGATGTCTTCGCCGAGAATCCCTCGCTGGTGATCTGGCAAGTCGGAACCAACGCGGTTTTCCACAATTACAGGCTTGACGACGTCGCAGCGAAGATCGCTGAAGGTTTGAGCCTGCTCCGCGACAAGAAAATGGATGTCGTGCTGATTGATCCGCAGTACGTCCCGGCGATGCTTTTCGACGGGAAAGCGGAAGCTTCCGAACGCATGGTGTCCTTGATCTCGGACGCGGCCAAGGTGGCTAAAGTCAATCTGTTCCGGCGTTGGGCGTTGATGCGTCATTGGCATGTGCACAACGATATCGGTTTTCATCGAATGTTCGACCCGACCGATCCGGACCAGCTTCATCAGAGTGACTGGAGCACCCTTCGTTTCGCGCAGGCGCTGCGCGACGCAATCACCAGGGCGCCACCTGCGGGCGCTTAG
- a CDS encoding tyrosine-protein phosphatase, protein MSDTPPRHLNLSGASNFRDLGGYPGKDGRIVRWRQIFRSNHLGHLTEADIDVLRPLGLKSAFDFRGTEERVAATCGLAEIAVHSLPIEPTVVAALRARLAGGIALSPVDALDVMRDSYRNYVRYYTSSFRALFAHLLEDRAPLVIHCTAGKDRTGFACALILHALGVPDEVIAEDYLLTNRFYRRDPGASSELPDDVRRVLGSVEASFLAAAFEAISADYGDLESYFSDGLGLGAGERAMLEARYLEP, encoded by the coding sequence ATGTCAGATACCCCTCCCCGCCATCTCAACCTCTCCGGCGCCAGCAATTTCCGCGATCTCGGCGGCTATCCGGGAAAAGACGGCCGTATCGTCCGCTGGCGGCAGATCTTCCGTTCCAACCATCTTGGACACCTGACCGAGGCCGATATCGACGTGCTGCGGCCGCTCGGCCTGAAAAGCGCGTTCGATTTTCGCGGCACCGAGGAACGCGTGGCCGCGACCTGCGGGCTTGCGGAGATTGCGGTTCATTCGCTGCCGATCGAGCCGACGGTGGTCGCGGCGCTGCGGGCGCGCCTCGCCGGGGGCATCGCGCTGTCGCCGGTCGACGCGCTCGACGTGATGCGCGATTCCTACCGCAACTACGTTCGTTACTACACGTCGAGCTTCCGCGCCCTGTTCGCGCATTTGCTGGAAGACCGCGCACCGCTGGTGATTCATTGCACCGCCGGCAAGGATCGCACCGGTTTTGCCTGCGCGCTGATCCTGCATGCGCTGGGCGTGCCGGACGAGGTGATCGCCGAGGATTATTTGCTTACCAACCGCTTCTACCGCCGCGACCCCGGAGCTTCGAGCGAGCTGCCCGACGATGTCAGGCGGGTGCTCGGATCGGTGGAAGCTTCCTTCCTCGCCGCCGCCTTCGAGGCCATCAGCGCCGATTACGGCGACCTCGAAAGCTATTTCAGCGACGGTCTGGGCCTTGGTGCAGGCGAGCGTGCGATGCTGGAAGCCCGCTATCTGGAACCCTGA
- a CDS encoding MliC family protein codes for MNRRKYSIFGATFLIAAAGVSPAMAQTFQNYRCADGTQFIVGFFEYDNRAHLQIDGKAVTLARRFGLSGARYSGGGVILKIARTGTTVKHARRLVTACELS; via the coding sequence ATGAATCGGCGAAAGTATTCAATTTTTGGTGCGACATTTTTAATCGCGGCGGCCGGCGTATCGCCGGCGATGGCGCAGACTTTTCAGAACTATCGTTGCGCCGACGGCACCCAGTTCATCGTCGGATTTTTCGAATACGACAATCGCGCCCATCTGCAGATCGACGGCAAGGCGGTGACACTTGCCAGGCGTTTTGGCCTGTCAGGAGCCCGCTATTCGGGCGGCGGCGTCATATTGAAAATCGCCAGGACGGGCACCACGGTCAAACACGCCAGGCGGCTGGTGACGGCCTGCGAACTCAGCTGA
- a CDS encoding DUF2735 domain-containing protein, with translation MNSSLNHGSAKIYQFPAGGRAALGGLRNDEPKSATEQSASRVNETISSGSWYHEAAIQESKPAWER, from the coding sequence ATGAATTCGAGCTTGAACCACGGATCTGCCAAGATCTACCAATTCCCGGCCGGGGGCCGCGCGGCGCTCGGCGGACTCCGCAACGACGAGCCAAAATCGGCAACCGAGCAGAGTGCATCGCGCGTGAATGAAACAATCAGCAGCGGCAGCTGGTATCACGAAGCGGCTATTCAGGAGTCCAAGCCGGCATGGGAGCGTTGA